The following are from one region of the Nostoc cf. commune SO-36 genome:
- the egtD gene encoding L-histidine N(alpha)-methyltransferase, whose protein sequence is MSISKAVNSNVTSQNSVEKRLQIERLVGATQIVALSAGSDVVKGLTQTPKSLPPCYFYDDRGSDLFEQICDLPEYYLTRTETRILQQYAGEIAKITGACELVELGSGSSTKTRILLDAYQQLDCPLHYLPIDVCAGMLESSAKQLLRDYPLLQVYALAGTYELALAKLLPTQLPSRMICFIGSSLGNLAPHECNVFFSQITNALQVGEYLLLGIDLRKPKQILEPAYNDSQGVTAAFNLNMLEHLNHRFEGNFDPTQFEHWAFYNESEHQIEMHLRSLRSQIVELHALNLKVNFALGETILTEISRKFDLNTIKLQLTAQGLLPLRMWTDPNQWFGLLLCQLQR, encoded by the coding sequence ATGTCGATATCTAAAGCTGTTAACAGCAACGTTACTTCTCAAAACAGCGTTGAAAAACGCTTGCAGATAGAACGTTTGGTAGGAGCAACTCAAATAGTTGCACTTAGTGCTGGGAGTGATGTAGTGAAGGGACTAACTCAAACACCTAAATCTCTACCCCCCTGTTACTTTTATGATGACCGTGGTTCTGATCTGTTTGAGCAAATCTGTGATTTACCAGAATATTATCTTACACGCACAGAAACAAGGATTTTACAGCAATATGCTGGCGAAATTGCCAAGATAACTGGTGCTTGCGAATTGGTAGAACTTGGCAGTGGCAGTTCTACCAAAACCCGCATTTTACTAGATGCTTACCAGCAGCTAGACTGTCCCCTGCACTACTTACCAATTGATGTGTGTGCAGGTATGTTGGAAAGTAGCGCCAAGCAGTTATTAAGAGATTATCCCTTACTGCAAGTTTATGCTTTAGCAGGAACATACGAATTAGCCCTGGCAAAACTCCTACCAACGCAATTACCCAGCAGGATGATTTGTTTTATTGGTAGCAGTTTAGGTAATCTTGCACCTCATGAGTGTAATGTCTTCTTTTCTCAAATTACAAATGCTCTACAAGTGGGTGAGTATTTATTGTTGGGGATAGATTTACGAAAGCCGAAACAGATTTTAGAACCAGCTTATAACGACAGCCAAGGAGTGACGGCAGCATTTAACCTGAATATGCTGGAGCATTTAAATCACCGGTTTGAAGGAAATTTTGATCCCACGCAGTTTGAACATTGGGCATTTTACAATGAAAGTGAGCATCAAATAGAGATGCATTTACGCAGCCTGCGATCGCAAATTGTAGAATTACACGCTCTTAATCTCAAGGTTAATTTTGCGCTAGGTGAGACTATCCTCACCGAAATTTCTCGCAAATTTGACCTTAATACCATCAAGCTGCAACTCACCGCACAAGGTTTATTACCTCTTCGGATGTGGACTGATCCAAATCAATGGTTTGGTTTACTGCTCTGTCAGTTGCAAAGATAA
- a CDS encoding cupin domain-containing protein: protein MSLPVKEIVLGPGQGNRLTTGNSEITFKVVGADTHGHLGLFENLIQPGGTAPVLHIHRQMEEMFYVLEGEVEIQVGNQIIHGQPGSFVLVPRNTPHTFANRATQPAKLLIMFCPGAERERYFEGLAELLKDGQKPDKEALVELMRRFDQEPVEI from the coding sequence ATGAGTTTACCAGTTAAAGAAATTGTATTAGGGCCAGGGCAAGGTAATCGTTTAACTACTGGTAATAGTGAAATAACATTTAAGGTAGTTGGTGCTGACACTCATGGTCACTTAGGATTATTTGAAAACTTAATACAACCAGGTGGAACTGCTCCAGTACTGCATATTCATCGACAAATGGAAGAAATGTTCTACGTTCTGGAAGGAGAAGTAGAAATTCAAGTTGGTAATCAGATAATACATGGGCAACCAGGTTCATTTGTGCTAGTTCCACGTAATACGCCTCATACATTCGCTAACCGAGCAACTCAACCTGCAAAATTATTAATCATGTTTTGCCCAGGAGCAGAACGGGAAAGGTATTTTGAAGGATTAGCCGAACTGCTCAAGGATGGGCAAAAACCAGACAAAGAAGCTCTTGTTGAATTGATGAGGAGATTTGATCAGGAGCCAGTAGAGATTTAA
- a CDS encoding sensor histidine kinase produces MIAANKYSAKKIFILFSSFSNNWNIAKKISYGYTLAVSIAFIGTTSGLLLAHHYEKLSQQQLDLTYQQQSLLKDLENSIIRVRLHPQRLVTVLENSIWLEFEKNRFIDEMGQVNQQLSKLETFTNNYAHNSRIKNIDLLILLNNYKKNTKSYNRIVRDFWQQIDPNKFPAKKTISDQEELLNFIKKEVNISVEFEKLSDELIRLIGYAEIQKKQAKTSFDNAQQLRIKVIVGSMLLSAAIAAILSIYTSRLIARPLQIVTSVARKITEESNFELRANVASNDEVGTLATSLNQLVEWVGDYTQELKLAHQSLEQRVEERTQELEVARQNLEQRVEERTQELQKTLQNLKEAQGQLIQTEKMSSLGQMVAGIAHEINNPVNFIYGNIQCINDYTDDLLNLVSLYQQEYPNSLWSIDEKIEEIDLNFINKDLPNLLSSMKLGAERIREIVLSLRNFSRLDEADMKEVDIHEGIDNTLLILNHRLQQEIEVIKKYGDLPLLECYPAQLNQVFMNLLNNAIDALLDQKAHSGKKKQIIIDTSNIDDIYIKVGIRDNGPGISPEIKNKLFDPFFTTKPVGKGTGLGLSVCYQIIDKHKGKIELVPELQGGAEFAIILPKTQTN; encoded by the coding sequence ATGATAGCTGCTAATAAATATTCGGCTAAAAAGATTTTTATATTATTTAGTTCTTTTAGCAATAACTGGAATATTGCTAAAAAGATTAGTTATGGCTATACTCTAGCAGTTAGTATTGCTTTCATAGGTACAACAAGTGGTTTATTACTTGCACACCACTATGAAAAACTTTCTCAACAGCAATTAGATTTAACTTATCAACAACAATCTCTATTAAAAGATTTAGAAAATTCCATAATTAGAGTGCGACTACATCCACAAAGATTAGTTACTGTGTTAGAAAACTCTATTTGGTTAGAATTTGAAAAAAATAGATTTATTGATGAAATGGGTCAAGTTAATCAGCAGTTATCAAAACTAGAAACTTTTACAAATAATTATGCTCATAATTCAAGAATAAAGAATATAGATTTGTTGATCTTATTAAATAATTATAAAAAAAATACGAAATCATATAATCGCATAGTAAGAGATTTTTGGCAGCAGATTGATCCAAATAAATTTCCAGCAAAAAAAACAATATCGGATCAGGAAGAATTACTAAATTTTATCAAAAAAGAAGTTAATATTTCTGTTGAGTTTGAGAAACTATCAGATGAGTTAATTCGGCTTATAGGATATGCTGAAATCCAAAAAAAGCAAGCAAAAACTAGTTTTGATAATGCCCAACAATTGCGAATTAAAGTTATTGTTGGAAGTATGCTGTTATCAGCTGCGATCGCAGCCATACTATCAATATATACTAGTAGATTAATTGCCCGTCCCTTACAAATAGTTACTAGCGTTGCTAGAAAAATCACGGAAGAGTCAAATTTTGAACTCAGAGCTAATGTTGCAAGCAACGATGAAGTAGGAACATTAGCTACTTCCTTAAATCAATTAGTGGAATGGGTGGGGGATTACACCCAAGAACTAAAGCTAGCTCACCAAAGTTTGGAGCAACGGGTAGAAGAACGAACCCAAGAATTAGAAGTAGCTCGTCAAAATTTAGAACAACGGGTAGAAGAACGAACTCAAGAACTTCAAAAAACCCTGCAAAACTTAAAAGAAGCCCAAGGACAATTAATTCAAACAGAAAAAATGTCTTCTCTTGGTCAGATGGTAGCAGGGATAGCTCATGAAATTAATAATCCTGTTAACTTTATTTATGGTAATATTCAATGCATTAATGACTATACTGATGATTTACTTAATCTCGTGAGTTTATATCAGCAAGAGTACCCAAATTCTCTGTGGAGCATTGACGAAAAAATTGAAGAGATTGATTTAAATTTTATTAATAAAGATTTGCCAAATTTACTTTCTTCCATGAAATTGGGTGCTGAACGTATTCGTGAGATTGTGTTATCTTTACGGAATTTCTCACGATTAGATGAAGCTGATATGAAAGAGGTAGATATTCATGAAGGTATTGATAATACCCTGTTAATTCTGAATCACCGACTTCAACAAGAAATTGAAGTAATTAAAAAATATGGAGATTTACCTTTACTTGAGTGTTATCCAGCACAACTCAATCAAGTGTTTATGAATCTTCTGAATAATGCGATAGATGCTCTGCTAGATCAAAAGGCTCATTCAGGTAAAAAGAAACAAATTATTATAGATACATCAAATATAGATGATATTTATATCAAAGTAGGAATCAGAGATAACGGCCCTGGGATTTCACCAGAGATTAAAAACAAATTATTTGACCCTTTTTTCACAACTAAGCCAGTAGGTAAAGGTACTGGTTTAGGTTTAAGTGTTTGCTATCAGATAATTGATAAACATAAAGGCAAAATAGAATTAGTGCCAGAATTACAAGGAGGAGCAGAATTTGCAATTATTTTACCTAAAACACAAACAAATTAA
- a CDS encoding substrate-binding domain-containing protein, which translates to MIFKGPLLPNDVFVASNQLASSFIEDMRSRMIQHQDKLIQSLVAAKANQKYKGGKLITANDADYNMIREVYQKIGQGNFL; encoded by the coding sequence GTGATTTTTAAAGGGCCATTACTTCCTAATGATGTATTTGTTGCTAGTAACCAGTTGGCATCTAGCTTTATAGAAGATATGCGATCGCGCATGATTCAGCATCAGGATAAACTAATTCAAAGTTTGGTGGCTGCTAAAGCAAACCAAAAGTATAAAGGAGGCAAACTAATTACAGCAAATGATGCTGACTATAATATGATTCGTGAAGTTTATCAAAAAATCGGACAAGGAAATTTCTTATAA
- a CDS encoding PhnD/SsuA/transferrin family substrate-binding protein, protein MKRRNLLWYSLLFTAGCTTGVNSTNNSSDQMAMTAPKKLKFAVTDVVGIKDLQRDYEVFRTTLEEILGIEIEFFPVKNSTAAAPAMLSGEVDIVFAGPSEYLILNARAKAIPIIAIERSNYHSIIVVRAGSPIKLLAQLKGKTIAMRKIGSTSGHLAPTKLLIDAGLDPKTDFKTVMLDDKGVQALKKVR, encoded by the coding sequence ATGAAACGGCGCAACCTGCTTTGGTATTCGCTACTGTTTACTGCTGGCTGCACAACAGGAGTAAATTCTACCAATAATAGCTCAGACCAAATGGCAATGACTGCACCAAAAAAGCTCAAATTTGCAGTTACAGATGTTGTTGGAATTAAAGACTTGCAACGAGATTATGAGGTTTTTCGCACTACATTAGAAGAAATATTAGGCATAGAAATTGAGTTTTTTCCTGTAAAAAATTCCACGGCAGCAGCACCAGCAATGTTATCGGGAGAGGTAGATATTGTATTTGCAGGGCCTTCAGAATACTTGATTTTAAACGCTAGAGCAAAAGCTATTCCGATAATTGCCATTGAGCGCAGTAACTACCACTCCATTATTGTAGTTCGTGCAGGTAGTCCAATTAAATTATTAGCTCAATTGAAAGGCAAAACAATTGCCATGCGAAAAATTGGCTCAACCTCTGGGCATCTTGCTCCCACAAAGCTACTGATAGATGCTGGATTAGATCCAAAAACTGATTTTAAAACTGTGATGTTAGATGATAAAGGAGTACAAGCCTTAAAAAAGGTGAGGTAG
- the trpS gene encoding tryptophan--tRNA ligase, translating into MGKQRVLSGVQPTGNYHLGNYLGAIRNWVEGQSEYENYLFVADLHAITVPHDPKQLAADTYTLAALYLACGLDLNHSTIFVQSHVSAHSELTWLLNCITPLNWLQDMIQFKEKAVKQGENVSAGLLDYPVLMAADILLYQADKVPVGEDQKQHLELTRDIAARLNHQFGKPDQPVLKLPDPLIRKEGARVMSLADGTRKMSKSDPSDLSRISLLDSPEQIQYKIKRCKTDPIRGLTFDDPARPECNNLLTLYTLLSGKTKEDVAVECQDMGWGQFKPLLTDTIIESLKPIQEKYHSITADKSYLESVLRDGGEKARAIANQTLSQVKTALGYSLPL; encoded by the coding sequence ATGGGTAAGCAACGTGTTCTTTCTGGAGTTCAACCAACCGGCAATTACCATCTAGGTAACTACTTGGGAGCTATTCGCAACTGGGTAGAAGGTCAGAGCGAATACGAAAATTACCTTTTTGTGGCTGATTTACATGCGATTACAGTGCCACACGACCCGAAACAGTTGGCGGCTGATACCTACACTCTTGCTGCTCTCTATCTAGCTTGTGGTCTTGATTTAAATCACTCCACCATCTTTGTGCAATCCCACGTTTCGGCCCACAGTGAACTCACCTGGTTGCTCAACTGCATTACACCTCTCAACTGGCTGCAAGACATGATCCAGTTCAAGGAAAAGGCTGTTAAACAAGGAGAAAATGTCAGTGCAGGTTTATTAGATTATCCTGTGCTGATGGCTGCTGATATTTTGCTTTACCAAGCGGATAAAGTGCCAGTGGGTGAAGACCAAAAGCAACACTTGGAATTGACACGGGATATTGCAGCTCGGTTAAATCACCAATTTGGTAAACCAGATCAGCCAGTTCTGAAGTTACCAGACCCTTTGATTCGCAAGGAAGGGGCTAGGGTGATGAGTTTAGCAGATGGTACACGCAAAATGTCGAAGTCTGATCCTTCTGATTTAAGCCGGATCAGTTTGCTAGATTCACCGGAACAGATTCAATACAAAATTAAACGTTGCAAAACCGATCCGATTCGTGGTCTGACTTTTGATGATCCAGCGCGTCCAGAGTGTAATAACTTGTTAACGCTGTATACATTGCTTTCTGGTAAAACGAAGGAAGATGTCGCAGTTGAATGTCAAGATATGGGTTGGGGACAATTCAAGCCATTATTGACAGACACAATTATTGAGTCCCTCAAACCAATTCAAGAAAAATATCACTCGATAACGGCAGATAAAAGCTATCTGGAGTCGGTGTTGCGGGATGGAGGGGAAAAAGCTAGAGCGATCGCAAATCAAACTCTATCACAAGTCAAAACTGCTTTAGGCTACTCTCTTCCTCTATAA
- a CDS encoding EF-hand domain-containing protein → MTTEQELQSLFDKLDRDQDGKVSINELFLSPGLSAIITAETNTNSPQELLVQYDSDEDGSITFEELKEAVDKANNLS, encoded by the coding sequence ATGACAACCGAGCAAGAGCTTCAATCTCTTTTTGATAAATTAGATCGCGATCAAGATGGCAAAGTCTCCATTAATGAACTTTTTTTAAGTCCTGGCTTAAGTGCAATCATCACAGCAGAAACAAATACCAATAGTCCCCAGGAGTTACTAGTACAGTATGATTCAGACGAAGACGGTAGTATTACATTTGAAGAGTTAAAGGAAGCAGTTGATAAAGCAAATAATTTAAGCTAG
- a CDS encoding carotenoid oxygenase family protein produces MQRKELIHTLAIATAAPDGTRPSTLQRRFMSALMDSKFLANVLQMERSSIVNKGPSVTGYYARVPYQILSRLSTTARVNILAEDMADFYLTDNFAPVKQEITADNLTVIGELPQELNGIFLRNGPNPQFEPIGLYHWLDGDGMLHAVNISNGFASYRNRYIRTEGFEIEQKQGKAIWPGLLNLPRFDAPYGLMMKNTGNTSTIWHAGKLLALWEAGAPYEIRLPDLETVGVHTFDGQLASTFTAHPKVDAQTGEMIAIGFAPIAPPYLEYSVVSAEGKMLRTLPIDIPAPVMMHDFAITEHYTLFLDMPLVFSPMRIMQDQLPIKFEKQNPSRIGIVHRHGDNRTIRWFNISTCMLYHVANAWEEGNEVVLIATRAPDTYLFIPQKDNGEGGDTEFEHFRLYLYRINLATGVVKEELLNSNDTPRNFLGLTMT; encoded by the coding sequence ATGCAAAGAAAAGAACTCATACACACCCTCGCGATCGCGACAGCAGCCCCAGATGGTACTCGCCCTAGTACTTTGCAGCGGCGATTTATGAGCGCTTTGATGGATAGTAAATTCCTAGCTAATGTCTTACAGATGGAGCGGTCATCAATAGTCAATAAAGGGCCTTCGGTGACTGGCTACTACGCTCGCGTACCTTACCAAATTTTGAGCCGCCTCAGCACTACTGCCAGAGTTAATATCCTGGCAGAAGATATGGCAGATTTTTATTTGACTGATAATTTTGCCCCTGTCAAACAAGAAATAACTGCCGACAACCTAACCGTCATTGGTGAACTACCCCAAGAACTGAATGGCATATTTCTCCGCAACGGCCCTAATCCCCAATTTGAGCCTATCGGACTGTATCACTGGTTAGATGGGGATGGAATGCTCCACGCAGTAAATATCAGCAATGGCTTTGCCAGCTACCGCAACCGCTACATTCGCACAGAGGGGTTTGAGATTGAGCAAAAACAAGGTAAGGCGATTTGGCCTGGCTTGTTGAATCTGCCTCGATTTGATGCCCCTTATGGCTTGATGATGAAGAATACTGGTAACACTTCGACTATATGGCACGCAGGCAAACTGCTGGCACTGTGGGAAGCTGGCGCACCTTATGAAATTCGTCTTCCTGATTTAGAAACAGTTGGGGTACATACCTTTGACGGTCAGCTTGCTTCTACCTTTACAGCTCACCCAAAAGTCGATGCTCAAACGGGTGAAATGATTGCGATCGGCTTTGCACCTATTGCTCCTCCTTATCTGGAATACAGCGTGGTTTCCGCAGAGGGCAAAATGTTGCGAACCCTACCTATTGATATACCTGCGCCAGTGATGATGCACGATTTTGCCATCACTGAGCACTACACCCTTTTTCTGGATATGCCGCTTGTCTTTAGTCCTATGCGGATTATGCAGGATCAGTTGCCCATTAAATTTGAGAAGCAAAACCCCAGTCGCATCGGCATCGTACATCGCCACGGCGATAACCGAACTATCCGCTGGTTCAACATCTCGACCTGTATGCTCTACCATGTTGCTAACGCTTGGGAGGAAGGCAACGAAGTGGTACTTATCGCCACCAGAGCACCCGATACCTATCTCTTTATTCCTCAGAAAGACAATGGTGAGGGGGGAGATACTGAATTTGAACACTTCCGCCTATATCTCTACCGGATCAATTTGGCAACGGGTGTTGTTAAAGAAGAATTGCTAAATAGCAATGATACGCCACGGAATTTCCTCGGATTAACGATGACCTGA
- a CDS encoding carotenoid oxygenase family protein, with translation MSGRKTRYVYASRQATYMRPRLLLDGLLKYDLETGSTQVHEFGRGRFGGDSVFAPRPGATSEDDGWLLTMVWDALAKKSELLVVDARNITAPPVARIIMPKRVPYGFHANWVSEAQMATR, from the coding sequence CTGAGTGGGCGAAAGACACGTTACGTCTACGCATCCCGACAGGCTACTTACATGAGACCTAGACTTTTGTTGGATGGTCTGCTCAAGTATGACTTGGAGACTGGTAGCACTCAAGTACATGAATTTGGTCGGGGACGCTTTGGTGGTGATAGTGTCTTTGCACCTCGTCCTGGTGCTACTTCTGAAGATGATGGCTGGTTGCTGACTATGGTTTGGGATGCACTAGCGAAAAAGTCTGAGCTATTAGTCGTTGATGCTCGAAATATCACAGCTCCACCTGTAGCGCGGATAATCATGCCAAAGCGCGTTCCTTACGGCTTCCACGCCAATTGGGTTTCTGAGGCACAGATGGCAACTCGATAA
- a CDS encoding elongation factor G, translating into MNEKVKSGSRNVAIVGPYLSGKTTLLESLLFVTGAISRKGSVKDSNTVGDSAAESRDRHMSVEVSAASTEYNGIRFTFIDCPGSVEFAQETYNALMGVDAAIVVCEPIRERVLTLAPLFKFLDDWEIPHLVFVNKMDRANIHVLETLHALKAVSSRPLVAHQYPIMQGEQLTGFIDMVSEQAYQYHPGAPADPIPFPESLKEEEHIARAEMLEALANFDDHLLEELLEDIEPPQEEILKDLKMELGADLVVPVFFGVAEQDYGVRPLLEALLREAPEPEATAQRRLKNIKGDTALAQVLKTFYTPQGGKLSLVRVWRGKLTDGIVLNGIRTGGIYRLMGQQQQFVNEVDAGEIVALSRLEGIKTGDTISTEQQAAIKLPKAAQLEPVYALAITPEKRNDEVKLSAAITKLLEEDCSLAWEQHGDTHEVILWGQGEIHLQVTLDRLRRKYNLPMTTHLPQVPYKETIRKTVASVHGRYKHQSGGHGQFGDVFLDIKPLPRGTGFNFNETIVGGVVPKQYIPGVEMGVREFLTHGPLGFPMVDLAVTLTNGSYHNVDSSEQAFKQAARLAMQTGIPQAEPTLLEPILRVEVTTPSEFTSKVLQLLSGRRGQILGYEGRNDWQGWDNVSAYLPQAEMQNFIVELRSLTLGVGSFHWEYDHLQEVPEKLAERVIHSNGNGGNGNSK; encoded by the coding sequence ATGAACGAAAAAGTAAAATCGGGTTCGCGGAATGTTGCAATTGTCGGGCCTTATTTGAGTGGAAAAACCACTTTACTAGAAAGCTTGTTATTTGTCACAGGGGCAATTTCTCGCAAAGGGAGTGTTAAGGACAGCAATACAGTGGGAGATAGTGCTGCCGAGTCGCGCGATCGCCACATGAGTGTAGAAGTCAGCGCCGCTAGCACTGAGTATAACGGCATTCGCTTTACTTTTATTGACTGTCCGGGAAGTGTAGAATTTGCCCAAGAAACATACAATGCTTTAATGGGAGTGGATGCGGCAATTGTAGTTTGCGAACCCATCCGCGAACGCGTCCTCACCCTCGCTCCTCTATTTAAATTCTTGGACGATTGGGAAATTCCCCACCTCGTCTTCGTCAACAAAATGGATCGGGCAAATATTCACGTTTTGGAAACGTTGCACGCCCTAAAAGCAGTATCTAGCCGTCCCCTGGTAGCGCATCAATATCCTATTATGCAAGGGGAACAACTCACCGGCTTTATCGATATGGTGAGTGAACAGGCGTATCAATATCATCCAGGCGCACCTGCTGACCCTATCCCCTTCCCCGAAAGCTTAAAAGAAGAAGAACATATAGCGCGGGCAGAAATGCTCGAAGCCTTAGCAAATTTTGACGACCATTTACTCGAAGAACTTTTAGAAGATATCGAACCTCCTCAAGAGGAAATACTCAAAGATTTAAAAATGGAATTAGGGGCAGATTTGGTAGTGCCCGTTTTTTTTGGTGTAGCAGAACAAGATTATGGTGTTAGACCTCTATTAGAAGCCTTGTTACGGGAAGCCCCCGAACCAGAAGCCACAGCACAACGTCGTTTAAAAAACATAAAAGGTGATACAGCTTTAGCGCAAGTATTAAAAACTTTTTACACTCCCCAAGGTGGCAAACTCTCTTTGGTGCGTGTTTGGCGCGGCAAATTAACTGATGGCATTGTCCTCAATGGCATTCGGACTGGTGGAATTTACCGCCTCATGGGACAGCAACAGCAGTTCGTTAATGAAGTTGATGCTGGTGAAATTGTCGCATTGAGCCGTTTAGAAGGAATCAAGACAGGCGATACAATCTCCACAGAACAGCAAGCAGCAATTAAATTACCCAAAGCTGCACAGTTAGAACCAGTGTATGCCCTCGCTATTACACCAGAAAAGCGTAACGATGAAGTTAAACTCAGCGCTGCCATCACCAAGTTATTGGAAGAAGACTGTTCACTTGCTTGGGAACAACATGGCGATACTCACGAAGTTATCTTGTGGGGTCAAGGCGAGATTCATTTACAAGTCACCCTAGATAGACTGCGCCGCAAATATAACTTGCCAATGACAACTCATTTACCGCAAGTGCCTTACAAAGAAACCATCCGCAAAACAGTGGCTTCAGTTCATGGGCGCTACAAGCATCAAAGCGGTGGTCACGGACAGTTTGGTGATGTTTTTCTCGATATTAAGCCTTTACCACGCGGTACAGGTTTCAACTTTAATGAAACTATTGTCGGCGGCGTGGTTCCCAAACAGTACATTCCTGGCGTAGAAATGGGCGTGCGGGAATTTTTAACACACGGACCTTTGGGCTTCCCAATGGTGGATTTGGCGGTAACTCTGACTAATGGTTCGTATCATAACGTTGATAGTTCCGAACAAGCCTTTAAACAAGCTGCGCGATTGGCAATGCAAACGGGGATACCTCAAGCTGAACCTACTTTGTTAGAACCAATTCTGCGGGTGGAAGTTACCACACCTAGCGAATTTACCTCCAAAGTGCTGCAACTGTTGAGTGGTAGACGGGGGCAAATATTGGGCTATGAGGGACGAAACGATTGGCAAGGCTGGGATAATGTCTCTGCATACTTGCCACAAGCAGAGATGCAAAATTTTATTGTAGAGCTGCGATCGCTCACCTTGGGCGTTGGTTCTTTCCACTGGGAATATGACCATCTCCAGGAAGTGCCTGAAAAGCTTGCCGAACGTGTCATTCACAGCAATGGCAATGGTGGTAACGGCAACAGCAAATAA
- a CDS encoding DUF6444 domain-containing protein → MSPEEKDQKIERLELEVKALLERIAELERSLGLDSQTSSKPPASDGLKKSNQIRTKSLREKGKRPSGGQIGHPGQTLKQVLEPEKIVEHPTPCSCPGCGSDIGDVGIKKIIKRQVFDIPAPRIIVTEHRVAVKECPECKTLLQGSFPESVTAPVQYGARIRAVAAYLNHQHFIPEDRLSEVLLDLFGCRMTPGTIAKTTLTLAQIIEPVVAEMASEVKAAAVKHLDETFFEDWW, encoded by the coding sequence ATGAGTCCAGAAGAAAAAGATCAAAAAATAGAAAGGCTAGAGCTAGAGGTTAAGGCACTGCTGGAAAGGATAGCAGAGCTAGAGAGAAGTTTGGGACTAGATAGCCAAACAAGTTCAAAACCACCAGCCAGCGACGGACTCAAAAAGTCAAATCAAATACGGACAAAAAGTTTAAGAGAAAAAGGGAAGCGGCCATCAGGGGGGCAGATAGGTCATCCAGGGCAGACATTAAAACAAGTATTAGAGCCAGAGAAAATAGTAGAACATCCAACACCATGCTCATGTCCTGGATGTGGAAGTGATATTGGGGATGTAGGAATCAAAAAAATCATCAAGCGACAAGTATTTGATATACCAGCCCCACGCATCATCGTCACAGAACACAGAGTGGCAGTCAAAGAATGTCCAGAATGTAAAACTCTCCTACAAGGTAGTTTTCCAGAATCTGTCACAGCACCAGTACAGTATGGAGCCAGAATTAGAGCAGTTGCAGCTTATCTAAATCATCAACACTTTATTCCCGAAGACCGATTGAGTGAAGTGCTGCTAGATTTATTTGGTTGCCGAATGACACCAGGGACAATCGCAAAGACAACTTTGACTCTGGCTCAAATCATAGAACCAGTAGTAGCAGAGATGGCCTCTGAGGTAAAAGCAGCAGCAGTTAAACATTTAGACGAGACTTTCTTTGAGGATTGGTGGTAA
- a CDS encoding IS66 family transposase, with protein MVATKTQTWYRVSPQRKDIEVLADIKGVVVHDHWKPYYQLLDVNHALCNAHHLRELKAIDEIEQEPWAKSMNKLLLLACNYKHRYQSGIPKNVVARLTQLYEQILQRGLSFHSSQSPLIRKGNRGRVKRRVGHNLLLRLQNFQSDVLRFLTQPDVPFTNNQAERDLRMMKCKQKISGGFRSFEFAVSFANIRYASFHCF; from the coding sequence GTGGTTGCCACTAAAACACAAACTTGGTATCGAGTTTCTCCTCAACGTAAAGACATAGAAGTATTAGCTGATATCAAGGGTGTAGTAGTCCACGACCATTGGAAACCCTATTATCAACTCCTTGATGTCAATCACGCTTTGTGTAATGCCCATCATCTTCGAGAACTCAAAGCAATAGATGAAATCGAGCAAGAACCTTGGGCTAAATCCATGAACAAGTTGTTGCTTTTAGCTTGCAATTACAAGCATCGTTATCAATCAGGTATTCCCAAAAATGTTGTTGCTCGTCTGACTCAACTGTACGAGCAAATTCTACAACGAGGGCTGAGTTTTCACTCCTCTCAATCACCCCTAATCCGCAAAGGTAATCGTGGGCGGGTGAAACGACGTGTTGGTCATAACTTGTTGTTGCGGCTTCAAAATTTTCAGAGTGATGTTTTACGGTTTCTGACACAACCTGATGTTCCCTTTACCAATAATCAGGCAGAACGTGACTTGCGGATGATGAAATGTAAGCAGAAGATTTCCGGTGGTTTTCGCTCCTTCGAGTTTGCGGTTTCATTCGCTAATATCCGTTATGCATCTTTCCACTGCTTCTAA